The Atribacter laminatus genome contains the following window.
CAAGTCCTGGAAAAAATGGGGAAACCAGGTAAAGAAGTCTATGATCAATTTGTTAAAAAATATTTTGAGATCAATAAAAAGCATCATCTCAAACACTATTTGGTTCCGTATTTTATGTCCAGCCATCCTGGGTCTGACCTTAAAACCGCCATCGAATTAGCTGAATATGTCCGAAATATGGGGTATAATCCCGAACAGGTTCAAGATTTCTATCCCACCCCCGGAACTCTTTCCACTGCCATGTATTACACTGAGCTCGATCCGCGTACCATGAAAAAGCTTTATGTTCCTAAATCACCCCACGAAAAAGCTCTGCAACGTGCCCTCATTCAGTACCGCCGCCCTGAAAATCACCGCTTGGTCAAAGAGGCTCTTCTCAAAGCCGGCCGATCTGATCTGATCGGTTATGGGAAGAAATGTCTCATTCGACCAAAAGCAAAAATATATTGAAAGTAACTCAATTAAAGGATTATCCAAAGGTACTTCAAATTATCTTTATTTGTGCTCGCTAAAATAGCCTTGGTTAAAGAAAAAGAAAGTAGAAATCATCAAAATAGAGATTGCTCCGTCGTCCAACCAAAAATCGATTGGACTCCTCGTGGTGACGAATTTAGAAAGGGCATGATAAATCAAGCCCCTACAGAAAAATTTAAAATGTTGAGACAAAAGTTATTGCATCCGATTAACGTAGCGACCTGCCATGGCATGTCGAATCTTGGGTTTCATCCTCATCCTGACCTTCTCCCATCAAGGGAGAAGGAACTCTGATTCGTCATTGCGAGGAACGGAGTGACGTGGCAATCTCTTGAGCTTAATCTTTTTTATTCTTCTCCCTTTGGATAATGGGAGAAGGTTTGGGATTCGATTGGTTTCCAAAAACTCAAATCCCCCTTACCCCCTTTTCTAAAGGTGAAGATTGAATCTTATCTTGAAAACCCATTTGCGGGCATGATAAATCAAGCCCCTACAAAAGAATATTTTTATGTAGGGGCGACAATTCATTGCGCCCGTTCTTTATTTAATGTAGCGACATGCCATGGCATGTCGAATCTTGGGTTTTCTTCCTCATATTGTTTAATTAATTGATATAAAGGTTTATCTTGTAAATGCAGGAATAAGTGAAAAGTGATTAAATAAGAATGAAAAAGGCACACCCCCCTTAAATCCCCCCTCAATGGGGGAATAAACTCAACAATTCCTCTCCTTGGAGGGGTGCCGCTTTAAGGCGGGGAGGGTGTTTTTTTCTTTTTACTTGTTATCCTGAGATCAGATAAAGAAAAATGAATAAAAGATGAGATTCTCACGTCGTCCGGTATAAAAAACACCGGACTCCTCAGAATGACAAAAAGAAATCCTCCCTCATTCCCCCTTTCCCTTACTTGTGGCATAATATAATTTTGTGCAAGGTAGCAATTTATATAGTGTGAGGTGTTTCATGAGGGCTCCAGAATATGCAGTTGGAAAAATCACCGTTGGACAGTTGGTCGATTTGATGGCAAAAAATTTAGGAGAAAGAGATGCTTTAGTCTATCACTCTACCGGCATTCGATTAACTTATCAGCAGTTTAAAGAAAGATGCGATCAAGTTGCCAAAGGGTTCATGGCGTTAGGCCTTAAGAAAGGATCCAATATTGCCATCTGGGCAAATAATGCAGTTGAATGGGTATTGACTCAGTTTGGGAGTGCCAAGATGGGAGGAATTTTAGTAACAGTCAATACGCAATATCGATCCTTTGAGCTGGAATATCTCTTGAAACAATCAGATTCATCGACATTGGTTTTGGTTGATGGAGTCCACCAACCGAGAGATTATTTTGATATGGTTTATCAGCTTTGTCCAGAATTGAAAACTTGTCAACCAGGCCAGTTAAAATCGGAAAAATTTCCATTTTTAAAAAATGTTATTGTCATTGGAGAAGAACGAATGCCGGGAATGTTCCGGTTTGATGATTTATATGAGTTATCGCGACAAATATCGGATGAGGAATTTCAGAAGAGACAGGCAGAAATTACCCCAGATGATGTAGTGAATATGCAATATACTTCAGGGACGACTGGATTCCCCAAGGGAGTTATGCTGACCCATACCAACGTCATTGGTAATGCCAAAAGTCAAGCAGATTGTCTCAATTTTACTCCAGAAGACAAGCTTTGCATTACTGTACCCTTTTTTCATTGCTTTGGATGTGTCATGGGAACTATGTTGTGTGTCTCCTCGGGAGCAACTATGGTTCCAGTGGAAAGTTTTCGAGCTCGAAGGGTTTTGGAAGCCATTCAAGATGTTCAATGTACAGCAGTTCATGGCGTTCCTACTATGTTTATTGCTGAATTGGAAGAAATGAAAAAAACCAAATTCGATCTTACTTCATTGAGAACTGGAATCATGGCCGGGTCACCCTGTCCAACCGAGGTTATGAAAGCAGTCGTTGAAGAAATGAATATGAGAGAAATCTGCATTACTTATGGTTTAACTGAATCTTCACCAGGAATTACTATGACTCGTACAACCGACCCCTTGGAATTAAGGGTGAGTACAGTAGGTCGACTGCTTCCCGGAGTCGAAGTGAAGCTCATTGATCCTATTACCGGTGAAAAGGTAGGGCTTAATCAACCTGGGGAACTCTGTACTCGAGGGTATCACGTCATGAAGGGTTATTACAATATGCCTGAGGAGACTCAAAAAGTTATCGAACCTGATGGATGGCTTCATTCCGGCGATATCGCTACAGTCGATGAAAATGGATATTATCGAATAACCGGTCGTTTAAAGGATATGATTATTCGAGGTGGTGAAAATATTTATCCCCGAGAAATTGAGGAGTATCTCTACCTCCACCCAAAAGTTAAAGATGTCCAAGTTGTTGGAGTCCCCAGCCGCTATTATGGCGAAGAAGTGGTGGCTTTTGTCCAATTAAAACCTGGCGAAGAATTGACTGAAATAGAAGCTAAGGATTTTTGTTGGGATCGCATATCAAGGTATAAGATCCCTTCCTATTTCTTTTTTGTTGAAAATTTTCCAACCACAGCCAGTGGAAAAATTCAAAAGTTTAAGCTTCGTCAACAAGCCGTAAAGTTGTTAGGTTTAGAAGAGGAACGAGAAATAAAATTTCTCACCAAAAAGAATATCGAACTCGATATTAACGGAAAAGACTGGCAACGCATTCGAACCTTTATGGAAAAAGAAATATTGCCGGTTGGAGTAGATATTGAGGTATTGGATCGTGCAAACTTAGCGCTCCAAGAATTTTATCAAAAAGTTACTGAGTTACATTTAGCAAAAGCCAATATTGAAGTTATGTTAATAATAGATAAAAATTCCTTGGACGTCGGCATTCGATACGAAGGAGAGCTTCTGGAATTTCCCTTGGAGAAGCCTTCAGAAAATCAACCTTCTTTATTATCGGGTTACTTTATTCGGCAGCTTACTGATAGATTACGAGAAGAAAGACGAGCTGGTTCAGCCCGTATTCATTTTTATTTCATTCGCCGACAACATCAGGAGACATAAAATGTTCCTATCATTCTGTTGGTTTTCTTTGTTCGGACATATTTTTCTCGATTCCCATTTCTTGAGTAGCTTTTTTAAGAACTGCTGCTGATGATCGAAAGGCAGCTTGTTCTTTCTCGTTCATATTTAATTCGATGATTTTTAAAATTCCTTCTCGGCCTAAAACGACCGGCATCGATAAACACACATCAGTTACTCCTAAATAGCCTTCTATCAAAGTGCTCACCGGGAGGATTCGACCCGAATCGTTAAATATGGCTTCGATCAACGTGCTGGTTGCCAGAGCGATAGCGTGGTTGGTATATCCTTTGTGTCGGTAAACCAACATTCCTCCGTCTTTGGCTTCTTCAAAAACTTCGGTAAGATTTTTCAGCGGGCAGGTTTTTCGACAGACGGGTAAAGAATGCTCCATTCCCATTCCACCAAAATCAGCAAGGCTCAGAACCGGGAATTCACTATCACCGTGCTCACCTAAAATGTAAGCATGAATGTCCTCGGAGTGGATGCCACTATAAAGTCCAAGTAAAGAACGGAAACGGCCACTATCGATCAAAGTGCCGGTTCCCATGACTCGGGAAGGAGGAAAATTCGATAAACGTATGGTGTAATAGGTCATAATATCTACCGGATTAGTTATAATAATGAAAATTGCTTCAGGGCTGAGTTGGGAAAGTTGAGGAATGAGATTTCGGAAAAGAGCAGCGTTACCAACCCCCAAATCTAAACGGTTTTTCATGTTAGTCATAGGAACTGATGCTGAAACGACAATGATATCCGAATGACTGGTTGCTTCAATCGGTCCGGCATAGATTTCAATAGGATGGGCAAAGGAGCTGGCATGAATAAGGTCATAAGCTTCTCCTTGGGCTCGATGGTTGTTTTCACCGACTAAAACCAATTCTTGTGCTAAGCCCTTCATGAGAATGGTTAATGCCAGCGTTGATCCGACCCTTCCAACTCCAACCAGAGAAATTTTTTGTTTTTTTTGGTTCATGAGTCACTCTCCTATCTTTAGCAATAGTGATGAATAATCATTTTACCCTCATCCTGACTTTCTTCCATCAAGGGAAAAGGAATTATATTGATACATCATCCCGAGCTCTCAGTACGTTAGAGCGAGAGAGTCTATCTTTCAAACAAAGAGCTGATGACAAAAAGAAATTATTTTTGTATTCTATTCATGTAAAATACTAATATAGGAGTACTCTTTTTGGTAGCGGAAGAGAAAAATGATATTATTTAATAAAATGCATTTTCCATATATTTAGATCTTGATTGTTTGAGATTGCTGATAAAGTATACCATTTCTTAGGTTTATCGTTCTGCCAGGTTAATTGGGAAGGTGAGGTGGCAATAAGATGAGGCTGTATCGGATTGAACAAATCCAAAGTATAAAGAATTTTGAAAATCAAAGAAAAACAACTGAATTCCAAGTTTGGAAACTCCTAATCAGTATTGCCATCTGTCTAGGAGTGGTTTATGTTGCAGGTAGGTATGCAGCTGAATCTATTTCAACCTGGTATGAAACTTTAAGAAAACCCTCCTTTATTACTATTCCTATAGAGTTAGTTGGTCTAATCTTGATCGTTCTCTTTGCGATTATGGGAATTGCCCTTTACCTTATTTGGAGAAAAAGTAAAATTGATTCAAGTGTTACATCTGCTCAAATTATTTTTTTTGTTCAACTTTCTTTGAGTTTTCTCTGGATTTATGTTTTCTTTGGCTTAAAGTACCCCTTGGGTGGAATTTTTATAATAATTCTTCTCTGGATTTTTGTTCTCTTAACCTCCATTAAGTTTTTTCTAGTCGATCGACTTGCTGGATATCTCATGATACCTTATTTAATATGGGTAAGCTTTGCCAGTGTGTTAAATGCGTTTATTATTCGATTAAATTAGTAGGATCTTCAAAATGCTTCTTGATTCTTCAATTAAAAATGGTCAGATTTGGCATCTCACAGGTTACTTTTAATGGCGTTTTGATATACCTTATTGGTAAAAATAGCATGAATATTAAATTTGCATTAGCATGAAAAGGTTTTAGAAAGGGGGGAATTATGAAACTTAGCCCAAGAGAAAGGATTATTAGAGTTTTAAAGCACCAGGGGAATTTAGATCGTATTCCTTGGAGTCTCCATTTCGGAGCCAGTTCGGCTTTTACTCCTGGTTCCTATAAAAAGTTTAGTGAATATACCAAGATATCCGATGTCAACGACTACTATCAATTAGAGGTCAGAGTAGCTCACTCTGATGAAGAAGAACCACATTTCCATACTTCATCTTCAAATTTAGGTTTGAGAATGCTCTCTAATGGAGTTAAAGAAGACTATTTTGATCCTTCTCTCCCTCAAGGAACATCATTGACCCCATGGGGGGTTGGATTGATAGAATGGCCGGATAACCCCGGTTCAGAACAAATGGTTCACCCCTTAGCCAATAAGAATAATTTGAAATCAATCGAAGAATATCCGATACCGGGAATAGATCAGAATAGCTTTTCCATTGTTCAGAGAAGAGTCCAAGAGATAATGTCGAAGGGGTATATTTCATCAGCTTATTGTGGGAGTCTTTATGAATGGTCTCATTGGCTTCGGGGGATGGAGACTTTTATGATTGATCTGATGACTCGACCAGATTTTGCCCAGACGCTTTTGCGAAAAGTTGCTGAATTCACCGACAAATTCGCCCGTGCTCATGCAGAAGCTGGGGTTGAGATCCTTTGTTTTTATGATGATTATGGAATGCAAAGTTGCCTACAGATTAATCCCTCATTGTGGAGAAAGTTTATAAAGCCGGAATGGGAAAGAATTATTAGAGGCTTGCATTCAGATTATCCTGATCGGTACTTTTTCCTTCATTCCTGTGGGAATATCGAACAAATCATTCCTGACCTAATTCAGGTTGGGTTTGATATTCTTCATCCAATTCAACCAGAGTGCCAGAATTCAGAAAGAATTATCCGTCAATACGGAGATCGTATTAGTTTTTGGGGAACGATTAGCGTTCAGAATACTCTTCCTTTTGGGACCATAGATGATGTTGAAAAAGAAGTAAAATCTCGTATGGACTTGGCTCGATTAATTCCTTCTTTAATTGTTGCACCCTCCAATACTTTAGGTCAAGAAATTCCCGTACAAAATATTATTGCTTATATTAAAGCCTGTCAGAAGTATTGCCATATTAAGTGTTAAAATTGAGGAAAATAGCCTTACCGGTTGGTGGAACCAATTAAGGATGAAAATCCAATATTCGACATGCCATTGCATGTCGCTACATTAATTAAAGAATGGGTACAATACATTATGCCCCTCCAATTTTATATTCTTTTGTAGGGGCTTGATTTATCAAGCCCGTGAGTTTTCAGGAAAGATGTAAATAAATTATTTTCAATTAAAATCCTAAAAAAAGCATAATTTCTGTAAATGAATCATTAGAAATAAAAAAGGAGAGAAGAACATGGATATGCAACTTAAAAACAAAATTGCTTGCATTACCGGAGGAAGTGTTGGTATTGGTCTGGCAATTGCAAAAGAACTGGCAAGAGAAGGAACCCACTTGGCAATTTGTGCTCGTGATGAGGAACGACTCCAAGAAGTAGCCCATGAAATACGAAATGAATTTAGGGTTAAGGTGTTGGGAGTAAAAGCCGATGTATCCAAGATGAAAGATATTCAAAAATTTGCCACCGAGATCGAGAAATACTTTGGCGGTGTGGATATTTTAGTAAACAATGCTGGGACCGGCAGTGCGGAAAAAATTATGACTGCAACCGACGAAAAATGGTATTCTTATTGGGATTTACATGTCATGGCAGCAATACGTACTGCCCGTTTGTTGGTTCCCTTTATGAAAAAACGTGGAGGAGGAGCCATTGTTAATATTGCATCAGTTTGTGCGAAACAACCATTGGATTATGAACCAATTTATAATACGACAAAAGCAGCCTTGGTAATGCTTACAAAATGCCTGGCGAATGAGTTGGTTCATGATAACATCCATGTCAATGCAATTTGTCCGGGTCTCATTATCACTCCAGATTGGAAAAAAACGGCTACCATTTTAGGAAAGGATTTAGGAATCACCCCTGATGAATATCTTGATCGAATTGCGAAGGACTTAGCACCGATTTCCAGATTTGCTACTCCTGAAGAGTTAGCAAAGTTTATCGTTTTTATTTGCTCACCTCTCGCTGCTTATTGTATTGGTTCGTCTTATTATTTTGATGGAGGTTTTATCAAATCAATCCTGTAACCTCTATCAAATTAATTGTGCCTTTCATCAGTCATTCTAAACGGTACTTTCCTGCGTGAGGATCTCATCTGACACCGAAGATGTCATCCTGAGGCTTCGTATTGAGAAGCTGTGAGGATCTCATCTTTTATTTTTCTGTTAATAAAAATTTTAAATGATGAGATTGCCACGTCACTTCGTTCCTCGCAATGACGGGGAGGGCGGATGAGATTGCCACGTCACTTCGTTCCTCGCAATGACGGGGAGGGCGGATGAGATTGCCACGTCACAGGCTTGGATGGTTTTTCCAAGCGCACATTATAAATGCAAATTTTTATATCTCACGCCGTAGGCTGTTTTTCCTCGTAATGACGGTTTTAGATAGGTGTTTTCATTATCGTCTGATGCCGTTGTGTGGTATGAGGGTGTATTATGATACTGGAGAAAAATAATGAATCCAAAGCGAGTTCGCGTACTTCAAAATGGTCCAGATCAAAAAGGTCCAATCATTTATTGGATGTCCCGTGATCAGAGAGCTGAAGACAATTGGGCTCTTATCTATGGTTTTAATCAATCAGTCCGGAAAAAGGTTCCATTTGGAGTAGTCTTCTGCTTGGTTAATGATTTTCTCGGTGCAACTCGACGTCAATATGATTTTATGTTGAAAGGTTTACGGCGGGTGAGTGAAAAGCTCTTGGAATATGAAATCCCTTTTTTTCTTCTCAGAGGGGATCCAAGTTTGGAACTGCCAGATTTTATCAAAAATAATCAAGCTTCTTTATTGATTACCGACTTTGACCCGCTTCGAGAAAAAAGAAAATGGAAAGCTCAATTTATGGAGAAATCTCCTATTGAAATTCACGAAGTTGATACTCATAATATAGTACCAGCGTGGATTGCTTCTTCCAAACAAGAATACGGAGCCTATAC
Protein-coding sequences here:
- a CDS encoding SDR family NAD(P)-dependent oxidoreductase, which gives rise to MDMQLKNKIACITGGSVGIGLAIAKELAREGTHLAICARDEERLQEVAHEIRNEFRVKVLGVKADVSKMKDIQKFATEIEKYFGGVDILVNNAGTGSAEKIMTATDEKWYSYWDLHVMAAIRTARLLVPFMKKRGGGAIVNIASVCAKQPLDYEPIYNTTKAALVMLTKCLANELVHDNIHVNAICPGLIITPDWKKTATILGKDLGITPDEYLDRIAKDLAPISRFATPEELAKFIVFICSPLAAYCIGSSYYFDGGFIKSIL
- a CDS encoding TspO/MBR family protein, giving the protein MRLYRIEQIQSIKNFENQRKTTEFQVWKLLISIAICLGVVYVAGRYAAESISTWYETLRKPSFITIPIELVGLILIVLFAIMGIALYLIWRKSKIDSSVTSAQIIFFVQLSLSFLWIYVFFGLKYPLGGIFIIILLWIFVLLTSIKFFLVDRLAGYLMIPYLIWVSFASVLNAFIIRLN
- a CDS encoding L-lactate dehydrogenase; this encodes MNQKKQKISLVGVGRVGSTLALTILMKGLAQELVLVGENNHRAQGEAYDLIHASSFAHPIEIYAGPIEATSHSDIIVVSASVPMTNMKNRLDLGVGNAALFRNLIPQLSQLSPEAIFIIITNPVDIMTYYTIRLSNFPPSRVMGTGTLIDSGRFRSLLGLYSGIHSEDIHAYILGEHGDSEFPVLSLADFGGMGMEHSLPVCRKTCPLKNLTEVFEEAKDGGMLVYRHKGYTNHAIALATSTLIEAIFNDSGRILPVSTLIEGYLGVTDVCLSMPVVLGREGILKIIELNMNEKEQAAFRSSAAVLKKATQEMGIEKNMSEQRKPTE
- a CDS encoding uroporphyrinogen decarboxylase family protein, whose amino-acid sequence is MKLSPRERIIRVLKHQGNLDRIPWSLHFGASSAFTPGSYKKFSEYTKISDVNDYYQLEVRVAHSDEEEPHFHTSSSNLGLRMLSNGVKEDYFDPSLPQGTSLTPWGVGLIEWPDNPGSEQMVHPLANKNNLKSIEEYPIPGIDQNSFSIVQRRVQEIMSKGYISSAYCGSLYEWSHWLRGMETFMIDLMTRPDFAQTLLRKVAEFTDKFARAHAEAGVEILCFYDDYGMQSCLQINPSLWRKFIKPEWERIIRGLHSDYPDRYFFLHSCGNIEQIIPDLIQVGFDILHPIQPECQNSERIIRQYGDRISFWGTISVQNTLPFGTIDDVEKEVKSRMDLARLIPSLIVAPSNTLGQEIPVQNIIAYIKACQKYCHIKC